The Capra hircus breed San Clemente chromosome 25, ASM170441v1, whole genome shotgun sequence genome has a window encoding:
- the ACHE gene encoding acetylcholinesterase isoform X3: MPNPYPSRARPWPTAGEAAPSRHLKFPHRAPPVSEGPAPVGGLRPLVVVPPLGPRRSTGGRRRLPALAAMRPPWCPLHTPSLASPLLLLLFLLGGGAEAEGPEDPELLVMVRGGRLRGLRLMAPRGPVSAFLGIPFAEPPVGPRRFLPPEPKRPWPGVLNATAFQSVCYQYVDTLYPGFEGTEMWNPNRELSEDCLYLNVWTPYPRPSSPTPVLVWIYGGGFYSGASSLDVYDGRFLTQAEGTVLVSMNYRVGAFGFLALPGSREAPGNVGLLDQRLALQWVQENVAAFGGDPASVTLFGESAGAASVGMHLLSPPSRGLFHRAVLQSGAPNGPWATVGVGEARRRATLLARLVGCPPGGAGGNDTELVACLRARPAQDLVDHEWRVLPQESVFRFSFVPVVDGDFLSDTPEALINAGDFHGLQVLVGVVKDEGSYFLVYGAPGFSKDNESLISRAQFLAGVRVGVPQASDLAAEAVVLHYTDWLHPEDPARLREALSDVVGDHNVVCPVAQLAGRLAAQGARVYAYIFEHRASTLSWPLWMGVPHGYEIEFIFGLPLEPSLNYTIEERTFAQRLMRYWANFARTGDPNDPRDPKAPQWPPYTAGAQQYVSLNLRPLEVRRGLRAQACAFWNRFLPKLLSATDTLDEAERQWKAEFHRWSSYMVHWKNQFDHYSKQDRCSDL, encoded by the exons ATGCCCAACCCATACCCCTCCAGGGCCCGGCCCTGGCCAACTGCAGGAGAGGCTGCGCCTTCACGCCACCTCAAGTTCCCCCATCGGGCGCCTCCCGTCAGTGAGGGCCCCGCCCCTGTCGGTGGCCTGCggcctctagttgtggtgcctcCGCTGGGCCCAAGGCGCTCCACTGGGGGAAGGAG ACGCCTGCCTGCCCTGGCAGCCATGAGGCCCCCGTGGTGTCCCCTGCACACACCCTCCCTGGCTTCCccgctccttctcctcctcttccttctgggaggaggggcagaggccGAGGGCCCAGAGGACCCAGAGCTCCTGGTGATGGTGCGTGGGGGCCGGCTGCGGGGCCTCCGCCTAATGGCCCCCAGGGgccctgtctctgcttttctgggCATCCCCTTCGCAGAGCCACCTGTGGGCCCCCGTCGCTTTCTGCCACCGGAGCCCAAGCGGCCCTGGCCAGGGGTGCTGAATGCCACAGCCTTCCAAAGCGTCTGCTATCAGTATGTGGACACTCTGTACCCTGGCTTTGAGGGCACCGAGATGTGGAACCCCAACCGCGAGCTGAGTGAGGACTGCCTCTACCTCAACGTGTGGACACCGTACCCCCGGCCATCGTCCCCCACCCCTGTCCTCGTCTGGATCTATGGGGGTGGCTTCTACAGCGGGGCCTCCTCCCTGGACGTGTACGATGGccgcttcctgacccaggccgAGGGGACTGTGCTGGTGTCCATGAACTACCGGGTGGGCGCCTTTGGCTTCTTGGCACTGCCAGGGAGCAGGGAGGCCCCAGGCAATGTGGGGCTACTGGATCAGAGGCTGGCACTGCAGTGGGTGCAGGAGAATGTGGCAGCCTTCGGGGGGGACCCAGCGTCAGTGACTCTGTTTGGGGAAAGTGCAGGTGCCGCCTCCGTGGGCATGCACCTGCTGTCCCCACCCAGCCGGGGCCTGTTCCACAGGGCTGTGCTGCAGAGTGGGGCACCCAATGGGCCCTGGGCCACAGTGGGCGTAGGAGAGGCCCGCCGCAGGGCCACACTgctggcccgcctcgtgggctgTCCCCCGGGTGGGGCTGGTGGCAATGACACAGAGCTGGTGGCCTGCCTGCGGGCACGGCCAGCTCAGGACCTGGTGGACCATGAGTGGCGCGTGCTGCCTCAGGAAAGCGTCTTCCGCTTCTCCTTCGTGCCTGTGGTGGACGGAGACTTCCTCAGTGACACACCCGAGGCCCTCATCAATGCTGGAGACTTCCATGGCCTGCAG GTGCTGGTGGGTGTGGTGAAGGATGAGGGCTCCTATTTTCTGGTTTATGGggccccaggcttcagcaaagACAACGAGTCTCTCATCAGCCGGGCCCAGTTCCTGGCCGGGGTGCGGGTCGGGGTCCCCCAGGCAAGTGACCTGGCTGCCGAGGCTGTGGTCCTGCATTACACAGACTGGCTGCACCCTGAGGACCCAGCACGCCTGAGGGAGGCTTTGAGTGATGTGGTGGGCGACCACAACGTCGTGTGCCCCGTGGCCCAGCTGGCTGGGCGACTGGCCGCTCAGGGCGCTCGCGTCTATGCCTACATCTTTGAACACCGTGCATCCACGCTCTCCTGGCCCCTCTGGATGGGGGTCCCCCATGGCTACGAGATCGAGTTCATCTTCGGGCTCCCCCTGGAACCCTCGCTCAACTACACCATCGAGGAGAGAACCTTTGCCCAGCGACTGATGAGATACTGGGCCAACTTCGCCCGCACAGG AGACCCCAATGACCCCCGGGACCCCAAAGCCCCACAGTGGCCACCGTATACGGCGGGAGCACAGCAGTATGTGAGCCTGAATCTGCGGCCGCTAGAGGTGCGGCGAGGGCTGCGAGCCCAGGCCTGCGCTTTCTGGAATCGCTTCCTGCCCAAACTACTCAGCGCCACCG ACACGCTGGACGAGGCGGAGCGCCAGTGGAAGGCCGAGTTCCATCGCTGGAGCTCCTACATGGTGCACTGGAAGAACCAGTTTGACCATTACAGCAAGCAGGATCGCTGCTCAGACCTGTGA
- the ACHE gene encoding acetylcholinesterase isoform X6, which yields MRPPWCPLHTPSLASPLLLLLFLLGGGAEAEGPEDPELLVMVRGGRLRGLRLMAPRGPVSAFLGIPFAEPPVGPRRFLPPEPKRPWPGVLNATAFQSVCYQYVDTLYPGFEGTEMWNPNRELSEDCLYLNVWTPYPRPSSPTPVLVWIYGGGFYSGASSLDVYDGRFLTQAEGTVLVSMNYRVGAFGFLALPGSREAPGNVGLLDQRLALQWVQENVAAFGGDPASVTLFGESAGAASVGMHLLSPPSRGLFHRAVLQSGAPNGPWATVGVGEARRRATLLARLVGCPPGGAGGNDTELVACLRARPAQDLVDHEWRVLPQESVFRFSFVPVVDGDFLSDTPEALINAGDFHGLQVLVGVVKDEGSYFLVYGAPGFSKDNESLISRAQFLAGVRVGVPQASDLAAEAVVLHYTDWLHPEDPARLREALSDVVGDHNVVCPVAQLAGRLAAQGARVYAYIFEHRASTLSWPLWMGVPHGYEIEFIFGLPLEPSLNYTIEERTFAQRLMRYWANFARTGDPNDPRDPKAPQWPPYTAGAQQYVSLNLRPLEVRRGLRAQACAFWNRFLPKLLSATDTLDEAERQWKAEFHRWSSYMVHWKNQFDHYSKQDRCSDL from the exons ATGAGGCCCCCGTGGTGTCCCCTGCACACACCCTCCCTGGCTTCCccgctccttctcctcctcttccttctgggaggaggggcagaggccGAGGGCCCAGAGGACCCAGAGCTCCTGGTGATGGTGCGTGGGGGCCGGCTGCGGGGCCTCCGCCTAATGGCCCCCAGGGgccctgtctctgcttttctgggCATCCCCTTCGCAGAGCCACCTGTGGGCCCCCGTCGCTTTCTGCCACCGGAGCCCAAGCGGCCCTGGCCAGGGGTGCTGAATGCCACAGCCTTCCAAAGCGTCTGCTATCAGTATGTGGACACTCTGTACCCTGGCTTTGAGGGCACCGAGATGTGGAACCCCAACCGCGAGCTGAGTGAGGACTGCCTCTACCTCAACGTGTGGACACCGTACCCCCGGCCATCGTCCCCCACCCCTGTCCTCGTCTGGATCTATGGGGGTGGCTTCTACAGCGGGGCCTCCTCCCTGGACGTGTACGATGGccgcttcctgacccaggccgAGGGGACTGTGCTGGTGTCCATGAACTACCGGGTGGGCGCCTTTGGCTTCTTGGCACTGCCAGGGAGCAGGGAGGCCCCAGGCAATGTGGGGCTACTGGATCAGAGGCTGGCACTGCAGTGGGTGCAGGAGAATGTGGCAGCCTTCGGGGGGGACCCAGCGTCAGTGACTCTGTTTGGGGAAAGTGCAGGTGCCGCCTCCGTGGGCATGCACCTGCTGTCCCCACCCAGCCGGGGCCTGTTCCACAGGGCTGTGCTGCAGAGTGGGGCACCCAATGGGCCCTGGGCCACAGTGGGCGTAGGAGAGGCCCGCCGCAGGGCCACACTgctggcccgcctcgtgggctgTCCCCCGGGTGGGGCTGGTGGCAATGACACAGAGCTGGTGGCCTGCCTGCGGGCACGGCCAGCTCAGGACCTGGTGGACCATGAGTGGCGCGTGCTGCCTCAGGAAAGCGTCTTCCGCTTCTCCTTCGTGCCTGTGGTGGACGGAGACTTCCTCAGTGACACACCCGAGGCCCTCATCAATGCTGGAGACTTCCATGGCCTGCAG GTGCTGGTGGGTGTGGTGAAGGATGAGGGCTCCTATTTTCTGGTTTATGGggccccaggcttcagcaaagACAACGAGTCTCTCATCAGCCGGGCCCAGTTCCTGGCCGGGGTGCGGGTCGGGGTCCCCCAGGCAAGTGACCTGGCTGCCGAGGCTGTGGTCCTGCATTACACAGACTGGCTGCACCCTGAGGACCCAGCACGCCTGAGGGAGGCTTTGAGTGATGTGGTGGGCGACCACAACGTCGTGTGCCCCGTGGCCCAGCTGGCTGGGCGACTGGCCGCTCAGGGCGCTCGCGTCTATGCCTACATCTTTGAACACCGTGCATCCACGCTCTCCTGGCCCCTCTGGATGGGGGTCCCCCATGGCTACGAGATCGAGTTCATCTTCGGGCTCCCCCTGGAACCCTCGCTCAACTACACCATCGAGGAGAGAACCTTTGCCCAGCGACTGATGAGATACTGGGCCAACTTCGCCCGCACAGG AGACCCCAATGACCCCCGGGACCCCAAAGCCCCACAGTGGCCACCGTATACGGCGGGAGCACAGCAGTATGTGAGCCTGAATCTGCGGCCGCTAGAGGTGCGGCGAGGGCTGCGAGCCCAGGCCTGCGCTTTCTGGAATCGCTTCCTGCCCAAACTACTCAGCGCCACCG ACACGCTGGACGAGGCGGAGCGCCAGTGGAAGGCCGAGTTCCATCGCTGGAGCTCCTACATGGTGCACTGGAAGAACCAGTTTGACCATTACAGCAAGCAGGATCGCTGCTCAGACCTGTGA
- the ACHE gene encoding acetylcholinesterase isoform X1 has protein sequence MPNPYPSRARPWPTAGEAAPSRHLKFPHRAPPVSEGPAPVGGLRPLVVVPPLGPRRSTGGRRRLPALAAMRPPWCPLHTPSLASPLLLLLFLLGGGAEAEGPEDPELLVMVRGGRLRGLRLMAPRGPVSAFLGIPFAEPPVGPRRFLPPEPKRPWPGVLNATAFQSVCYQYVDTLYPGFEGTEMWNPNRELSEDCLYLNVWTPYPRPSSPTPVLVWIYGGGFYSGASSLDVYDGRFLTQAEGTVLVSMNYRVGAFGFLALPGSREAPGNVGLLDQRLALQWVQENVAAFGGDPASVTLFGESAGAASVGMHLLSPPSRGLFHRAVLQSGAPNGPWATVGVGEARRRATLLARLVGCPPGGAGGNDTELVACLRARPAQDLVDHEWRVLPQESVFRFSFVPVVDGDFLSDTPEALINAGDFHGLQVLVGVVKDEGSYFLVYGAPGFSKDNESLISRAQFLAGVRVGVPQASDLAAEAVVLHYTDWLHPEDPARLREALSDVVGDHNVVCPVAQLAGRLAAQGARVYAYIFEHRASTLSWPLWMGVPHGYEIEFIFGLPLEPSLNYTIEERTFAQRLMRYWANFARTGDPNDPRDPKAPQWPPYTAGAQQYVSLNLRPLETRWTRRSASGRPSSIAGAPTWCTGRTSLTITASRIAAQTCDPGGTPTSPALPALPGPSAVYTIYLWAGILHGGSLDPAHPPPTFPWGSRPSACLGPSPLPRGAFALWAANKLLTATGVCATGESGSG, from the exons ATGCCCAACCCATACCCCTCCAGGGCCCGGCCCTGGCCAACTGCAGGAGAGGCTGCGCCTTCACGCCACCTCAAGTTCCCCCATCGGGCGCCTCCCGTCAGTGAGGGCCCCGCCCCTGTCGGTGGCCTGCggcctctagttgtggtgcctcCGCTGGGCCCAAGGCGCTCCACTGGGGGAAGGAG ACGCCTGCCTGCCCTGGCAGCCATGAGGCCCCCGTGGTGTCCCCTGCACACACCCTCCCTGGCTTCCccgctccttctcctcctcttccttctgggaggaggggcagaggccGAGGGCCCAGAGGACCCAGAGCTCCTGGTGATGGTGCGTGGGGGCCGGCTGCGGGGCCTCCGCCTAATGGCCCCCAGGGgccctgtctctgcttttctgggCATCCCCTTCGCAGAGCCACCTGTGGGCCCCCGTCGCTTTCTGCCACCGGAGCCCAAGCGGCCCTGGCCAGGGGTGCTGAATGCCACAGCCTTCCAAAGCGTCTGCTATCAGTATGTGGACACTCTGTACCCTGGCTTTGAGGGCACCGAGATGTGGAACCCCAACCGCGAGCTGAGTGAGGACTGCCTCTACCTCAACGTGTGGACACCGTACCCCCGGCCATCGTCCCCCACCCCTGTCCTCGTCTGGATCTATGGGGGTGGCTTCTACAGCGGGGCCTCCTCCCTGGACGTGTACGATGGccgcttcctgacccaggccgAGGGGACTGTGCTGGTGTCCATGAACTACCGGGTGGGCGCCTTTGGCTTCTTGGCACTGCCAGGGAGCAGGGAGGCCCCAGGCAATGTGGGGCTACTGGATCAGAGGCTGGCACTGCAGTGGGTGCAGGAGAATGTGGCAGCCTTCGGGGGGGACCCAGCGTCAGTGACTCTGTTTGGGGAAAGTGCAGGTGCCGCCTCCGTGGGCATGCACCTGCTGTCCCCACCCAGCCGGGGCCTGTTCCACAGGGCTGTGCTGCAGAGTGGGGCACCCAATGGGCCCTGGGCCACAGTGGGCGTAGGAGAGGCCCGCCGCAGGGCCACACTgctggcccgcctcgtgggctgTCCCCCGGGTGGGGCTGGTGGCAATGACACAGAGCTGGTGGCCTGCCTGCGGGCACGGCCAGCTCAGGACCTGGTGGACCATGAGTGGCGCGTGCTGCCTCAGGAAAGCGTCTTCCGCTTCTCCTTCGTGCCTGTGGTGGACGGAGACTTCCTCAGTGACACACCCGAGGCCCTCATCAATGCTGGAGACTTCCATGGCCTGCAG GTGCTGGTGGGTGTGGTGAAGGATGAGGGCTCCTATTTTCTGGTTTATGGggccccaggcttcagcaaagACAACGAGTCTCTCATCAGCCGGGCCCAGTTCCTGGCCGGGGTGCGGGTCGGGGTCCCCCAGGCAAGTGACCTGGCTGCCGAGGCTGTGGTCCTGCATTACACAGACTGGCTGCACCCTGAGGACCCAGCACGCCTGAGGGAGGCTTTGAGTGATGTGGTGGGCGACCACAACGTCGTGTGCCCCGTGGCCCAGCTGGCTGGGCGACTGGCCGCTCAGGGCGCTCGCGTCTATGCCTACATCTTTGAACACCGTGCATCCACGCTCTCCTGGCCCCTCTGGATGGGGGTCCCCCATGGCTACGAGATCGAGTTCATCTTCGGGCTCCCCCTGGAACCCTCGCTCAACTACACCATCGAGGAGAGAACCTTTGCCCAGCGACTGATGAGATACTGGGCCAACTTCGCCCGCACAGG AGACCCCAATGACCCCCGGGACCCCAAAGCCCCACAGTGGCCACCGTATACGGCGGGAGCACAGCAGTATGTGAGCCTGAATCTGCGGCCGCTAGAG ACACGCTGGACGAGGCGGAGCGCCAGTGGAAGGCCGAGTTCCATCGCTGGAGCTCCTACATGGTGCACTGGAAGAACCAGTTTGACCATTACAGCAAGCAGGATCGCTGCTCAGACCTGTGACCCAGGCGGGACCCCCACATCCCCTGCCCTGCCCGCTCTGCCTGGCCCCTCAGCTGTATATACTATTTATTTATGGGCTGGGATATTACACGGAGGATCCCTAGACCCTGCCCACCCACCTCCGACTTTCCCCTGGGGCTCCCGGCCCTCTGCATGCCTCGGGCCGAGCCCCCTCCCCCGCGGTGCCTTCGCCCTCTGGGCTGCCAATAAACTGTTAACAGCCACGGGAGTGTGCGCGACTGGGGAGTCGGGGTCCGGGTAG
- the ACHE gene encoding acetylcholinesterase isoform X2 codes for MPNPYPSRARPWPTAGEAAPSRHLKFPHRAPPVSEGPAPVGGLRPLVVVPPLGPRRSTGGRRRLPALAAMRPPWCPLHTPSLASPLLLLLFLLGGGAEAEGPEDPELLVMVRGGRLRGLRLMAPRGPVSAFLGIPFAEPPVGPRRFLPPEPKRPWPGVLNATAFQSVCYQYVDTLYPGFEGTEMWNPNRELSEDCLYLNVWTPYPRPSSPTPVLVWIYGGGFYSGASSLDVYDGRFLTQAEGTVLVSMNYRVGAFGFLALPGSREAPGNVGLLDQRLALQWVQENVAAFGGDPASVTLFGESAGAASVGMHLLSPPSRGLFHRAVLQSGAPNGPWATVGVGEARRRATLLARLVGCPPGGAGGNDTELVACLRARPAQDLVDHEWRVLPQESVFRFSFVPVVDGDFLSDTPEALINAGDFHGLQVLVGVVKDEGSYFLVYGAPGFSKDNESLISRAQFLAGVRVGVPQASDLAAEAVVLHYTDWLHPEDPARLREALSDVVGDHNVVCPVAQLAGRLAAQGARVYAYIFEHRASTLSWPLWMGVPHGYEIEFIFGLPLEPSLNYTIEERTFAQRLMRYWANFARTGDPNDPRDPKAPQWPPYTAGAQQYVSLNLRPLEVRRGLRAQACAFWNRFLPKLLSATASEAPCTCSGPAHGEAAPRPRPGLPLPLLLLLFLLLSRLLRL; via the exons ATGCCCAACCCATACCCCTCCAGGGCCCGGCCCTGGCCAACTGCAGGAGAGGCTGCGCCTTCACGCCACCTCAAGTTCCCCCATCGGGCGCCTCCCGTCAGTGAGGGCCCCGCCCCTGTCGGTGGCCTGCggcctctagttgtggtgcctcCGCTGGGCCCAAGGCGCTCCACTGGGGGAAGGAG ACGCCTGCCTGCCCTGGCAGCCATGAGGCCCCCGTGGTGTCCCCTGCACACACCCTCCCTGGCTTCCccgctccttctcctcctcttccttctgggaggaggggcagaggccGAGGGCCCAGAGGACCCAGAGCTCCTGGTGATGGTGCGTGGGGGCCGGCTGCGGGGCCTCCGCCTAATGGCCCCCAGGGgccctgtctctgcttttctgggCATCCCCTTCGCAGAGCCACCTGTGGGCCCCCGTCGCTTTCTGCCACCGGAGCCCAAGCGGCCCTGGCCAGGGGTGCTGAATGCCACAGCCTTCCAAAGCGTCTGCTATCAGTATGTGGACACTCTGTACCCTGGCTTTGAGGGCACCGAGATGTGGAACCCCAACCGCGAGCTGAGTGAGGACTGCCTCTACCTCAACGTGTGGACACCGTACCCCCGGCCATCGTCCCCCACCCCTGTCCTCGTCTGGATCTATGGGGGTGGCTTCTACAGCGGGGCCTCCTCCCTGGACGTGTACGATGGccgcttcctgacccaggccgAGGGGACTGTGCTGGTGTCCATGAACTACCGGGTGGGCGCCTTTGGCTTCTTGGCACTGCCAGGGAGCAGGGAGGCCCCAGGCAATGTGGGGCTACTGGATCAGAGGCTGGCACTGCAGTGGGTGCAGGAGAATGTGGCAGCCTTCGGGGGGGACCCAGCGTCAGTGACTCTGTTTGGGGAAAGTGCAGGTGCCGCCTCCGTGGGCATGCACCTGCTGTCCCCACCCAGCCGGGGCCTGTTCCACAGGGCTGTGCTGCAGAGTGGGGCACCCAATGGGCCCTGGGCCACAGTGGGCGTAGGAGAGGCCCGCCGCAGGGCCACACTgctggcccgcctcgtgggctgTCCCCCGGGTGGGGCTGGTGGCAATGACACAGAGCTGGTGGCCTGCCTGCGGGCACGGCCAGCTCAGGACCTGGTGGACCATGAGTGGCGCGTGCTGCCTCAGGAAAGCGTCTTCCGCTTCTCCTTCGTGCCTGTGGTGGACGGAGACTTCCTCAGTGACACACCCGAGGCCCTCATCAATGCTGGAGACTTCCATGGCCTGCAG GTGCTGGTGGGTGTGGTGAAGGATGAGGGCTCCTATTTTCTGGTTTATGGggccccaggcttcagcaaagACAACGAGTCTCTCATCAGCCGGGCCCAGTTCCTGGCCGGGGTGCGGGTCGGGGTCCCCCAGGCAAGTGACCTGGCTGCCGAGGCTGTGGTCCTGCATTACACAGACTGGCTGCACCCTGAGGACCCAGCACGCCTGAGGGAGGCTTTGAGTGATGTGGTGGGCGACCACAACGTCGTGTGCCCCGTGGCCCAGCTGGCTGGGCGACTGGCCGCTCAGGGCGCTCGCGTCTATGCCTACATCTTTGAACACCGTGCATCCACGCTCTCCTGGCCCCTCTGGATGGGGGTCCCCCATGGCTACGAGATCGAGTTCATCTTCGGGCTCCCCCTGGAACCCTCGCTCAACTACACCATCGAGGAGAGAACCTTTGCCCAGCGACTGATGAGATACTGGGCCAACTTCGCCCGCACAGG AGACCCCAATGACCCCCGGGACCCCAAAGCCCCACAGTGGCCACCGTATACGGCGGGAGCACAGCAGTATGTGAGCCTGAATCTGCGGCCGCTAGAGGTGCGGCGAGGGCTGCGAGCCCAGGCCTGCGCTTTCTGGAATCGCTTCCTGCCCAAACTACTCAGCGCCACCG CCTCGGAGGCCCCCTGCACCTGCTCAGGCCCCGCCCACGGGGAGGCAGCCCCGAGGCCCAGGCCCggcctccccctgcccctccttctcctcctctttctcctcctctcccggCTCCTGCGGCTGTGA
- the ACHE gene encoding acetylcholinesterase isoform X5 codes for MRPPWCPLHTPSLASPLLLLLFLLGGGAEAEGPEDPELLVMVRGGRLRGLRLMAPRGPVSAFLGIPFAEPPVGPRRFLPPEPKRPWPGVLNATAFQSVCYQYVDTLYPGFEGTEMWNPNRELSEDCLYLNVWTPYPRPSSPTPVLVWIYGGGFYSGASSLDVYDGRFLTQAEGTVLVSMNYRVGAFGFLALPGSREAPGNVGLLDQRLALQWVQENVAAFGGDPASVTLFGESAGAASVGMHLLSPPSRGLFHRAVLQSGAPNGPWATVGVGEARRRATLLARLVGCPPGGAGGNDTELVACLRARPAQDLVDHEWRVLPQESVFRFSFVPVVDGDFLSDTPEALINAGDFHGLQVLVGVVKDEGSYFLVYGAPGFSKDNESLISRAQFLAGVRVGVPQASDLAAEAVVLHYTDWLHPEDPARLREALSDVVGDHNVVCPVAQLAGRLAAQGARVYAYIFEHRASTLSWPLWMGVPHGYEIEFIFGLPLEPSLNYTIEERTFAQRLMRYWANFARTGDPNDPRDPKAPQWPPYTAGAQQYVSLNLRPLEVRRGLRAQACAFWNRFLPKLLSATASEAPCTCSGPAHGEAAPRPRPGLPLPLLLLLFLLLSRLLRL; via the exons ATGAGGCCCCCGTGGTGTCCCCTGCACACACCCTCCCTGGCTTCCccgctccttctcctcctcttccttctgggaggaggggcagaggccGAGGGCCCAGAGGACCCAGAGCTCCTGGTGATGGTGCGTGGGGGCCGGCTGCGGGGCCTCCGCCTAATGGCCCCCAGGGgccctgtctctgcttttctgggCATCCCCTTCGCAGAGCCACCTGTGGGCCCCCGTCGCTTTCTGCCACCGGAGCCCAAGCGGCCCTGGCCAGGGGTGCTGAATGCCACAGCCTTCCAAAGCGTCTGCTATCAGTATGTGGACACTCTGTACCCTGGCTTTGAGGGCACCGAGATGTGGAACCCCAACCGCGAGCTGAGTGAGGACTGCCTCTACCTCAACGTGTGGACACCGTACCCCCGGCCATCGTCCCCCACCCCTGTCCTCGTCTGGATCTATGGGGGTGGCTTCTACAGCGGGGCCTCCTCCCTGGACGTGTACGATGGccgcttcctgacccaggccgAGGGGACTGTGCTGGTGTCCATGAACTACCGGGTGGGCGCCTTTGGCTTCTTGGCACTGCCAGGGAGCAGGGAGGCCCCAGGCAATGTGGGGCTACTGGATCAGAGGCTGGCACTGCAGTGGGTGCAGGAGAATGTGGCAGCCTTCGGGGGGGACCCAGCGTCAGTGACTCTGTTTGGGGAAAGTGCAGGTGCCGCCTCCGTGGGCATGCACCTGCTGTCCCCACCCAGCCGGGGCCTGTTCCACAGGGCTGTGCTGCAGAGTGGGGCACCCAATGGGCCCTGGGCCACAGTGGGCGTAGGAGAGGCCCGCCGCAGGGCCACACTgctggcccgcctcgtgggctgTCCCCCGGGTGGGGCTGGTGGCAATGACACAGAGCTGGTGGCCTGCCTGCGGGCACGGCCAGCTCAGGACCTGGTGGACCATGAGTGGCGCGTGCTGCCTCAGGAAAGCGTCTTCCGCTTCTCCTTCGTGCCTGTGGTGGACGGAGACTTCCTCAGTGACACACCCGAGGCCCTCATCAATGCTGGAGACTTCCATGGCCTGCAG GTGCTGGTGGGTGTGGTGAAGGATGAGGGCTCCTATTTTCTGGTTTATGGggccccaggcttcagcaaagACAACGAGTCTCTCATCAGCCGGGCCCAGTTCCTGGCCGGGGTGCGGGTCGGGGTCCCCCAGGCAAGTGACCTGGCTGCCGAGGCTGTGGTCCTGCATTACACAGACTGGCTGCACCCTGAGGACCCAGCACGCCTGAGGGAGGCTTTGAGTGATGTGGTGGGCGACCACAACGTCGTGTGCCCCGTGGCCCAGCTGGCTGGGCGACTGGCCGCTCAGGGCGCTCGCGTCTATGCCTACATCTTTGAACACCGTGCATCCACGCTCTCCTGGCCCCTCTGGATGGGGGTCCCCCATGGCTACGAGATCGAGTTCATCTTCGGGCTCCCCCTGGAACCCTCGCTCAACTACACCATCGAGGAGAGAACCTTTGCCCAGCGACTGATGAGATACTGGGCCAACTTCGCCCGCACAGG AGACCCCAATGACCCCCGGGACCCCAAAGCCCCACAGTGGCCACCGTATACGGCGGGAGCACAGCAGTATGTGAGCCTGAATCTGCGGCCGCTAGAGGTGCGGCGAGGGCTGCGAGCCCAGGCCTGCGCTTTCTGGAATCGCTTCCTGCCCAAACTACTCAGCGCCACCG CCTCGGAGGCCCCCTGCACCTGCTCAGGCCCCGCCCACGGGGAGGCAGCCCCGAGGCCCAGGCCCggcctccccctgcccctccttctcctcctctttctcctcctctcccggCTCCTGCGGCTGTGA